TACAGTACCAGGTGAATTTGCCAGTTATAGTTTTGATGATACTGGTGCAGTAGCTACCAAAGAATATGTTATTAAAGAAGGCATTTTACAACGCGGTTTAGGCAGCTTAGAAAGTCAAGCTAGAGCAGATTTACCCGGTGTTGCTTGTGCGCGAGCTTGTTCCTGGAATCGTCCCCCCATAGACAGAATGGCTAACTTAAATTTAGAACCAGGAAATGCCAGCTTTGAAGAAATTATCTCAGGAATAGAACATGGTATTTACATGGAATCTAACCGTTCTTGGTCAATAGATGATCAACGTTATAAATTTCAATTTGGTTGTGAATATGCCAAGCTAATTGAAAACGGTAAACTTACTAAAACCCTTCGTAATCCTAACTATCGTGCTACCACACCAGAATTTTGGCATAGTTTAATTAAAGTTGGTAATGATTCTAATTGGCAAATATACGGTACACCTTTCTGTGGTAAAGGAGAACCAAATCAAGCCATTTCTGTAGGTCATGGTTCACCGATTTGTGAATTTGCAAATGTTGAGGTTTTTGGTGGTGGTTGATAACATTTTTCCTGCTTTCTTCCTTCTTTCTAACTCCTGACTCCTGACTCCTCCTATAAATGCTACAATGAACAAGTAACTACTTGATGCCATATCAATATGATCATTGCTCAAGAATTAGAATTGCAACAAAACATCTGGGCAGATGTCATCTTTCCTCCTAGTGATTTATATAGTGACGAACCTCCTGTGGAATCAGAACTGCACCTAGAGCAGATTATGCTCTTAATTAAATGTCTCAAATGGTTGTGGAAAGATAGATATGATTTCTATGCTGCGGGAAATCTTAGTATTTACTATAGTCCTAACCAGAAAAAATCAGAATATTTCCGGGGTCCTGATTTTTTCGTCGTCTTGGAAACTGAACGCAAAACCCGTAAAAGTTGGGTAGTGTGGGAAGAAGATGGTAAATATCCTAATTTCATTTTAGAAATTCTTTCCCCAAGTACAGCTAATACTGATAGAGAATATAAAAAACAACTTTATCAAAATACTTTTCGCACACCGGATTATTTTTGGTTTGACCCTTATACATTAGAATTTGCAGGTTTTCATTTATTAGATAATAAATATCAACCTTTGGAACTAAATGAAAAAGGACATTTATGGAGTGAACAGTTAGGTTTATATTTAGGAATTCATCAAGGATTGTTAAGGTATTTTACTCCAGCCGGGGAGTTAGTCCCGACACCTGAAGAAAGCGCGGAACAGGAAGCTAGAAAAGCAGAAATACAAGCTAACAGAGCAGAACAAGAAAATCAAAGAGCAGAACGAGAAGCTAGAAAAGCAGAACGTTTAGCCGCAAAATTGCGAGAACTAAATATTGATCCAGAAACAATTTAAAAAATGAAAATAGTAGAATTATCAACTTTAGAAAAAACTTTCAATCAACTTGTGGAAACTCTGCTGATTAAAAAGGCAGAAAATGAATATTTCACAGTCAGACTTAGTAGCGAAAGTAGTCAATTTACTCGCTTTAATTGTGCCAAAGTTAGACAAACTGGCTGTGTTGATGATGGTGGGATTCAACTTACATTAATGGCTAATCAACGCAGTAGTTCTCGTCAGTTTCCTTTTACCGGAAATTGGGATATAGATTGGGAATTAGCTTATACAGCTTTACAAGAATTGCGTGATGAATTACCATTATTACCAATTGATCCTTATTTAGTTTTACCATCAGGAAATAATACCAGTAGGGAAGTAAATACTAGTAAATTACTCACTCCTGAAATATTAATTTCCAGTATTCTCGAACCTGTGAATAATTTAGATTTTACTGGTATGTATGCTGGAGGAATTGTCATCAAAGGTTATGGTGATTCTAGTGGACAAAAACACTGGTTTGCAACTGATTCCTTTAATTTAGATTATTCCTTATTTATGGCATCAGGACAAGCTGTTAAAGGAACTTTTGCTGGGAGTGAATGGAATGAAGCTGCTTATCTAGCTAAAATAAATGATGGAAAACAGCAATTAGAAATGCTATCTCGTCCAGTCAAAGAATTACCAAAAGGACAATATAAAACTTATTTCGCTCCGGCTGCGGTGGCTGATTTATTGGCTATGCTTTCCTGGGGTGCTATCAGTGAGGCAGATATTCAACAAGGTAATAGTGCTTTAGTGGCTTTATCACTTCAAGAAAAACAACTTTCTCCAAAATTCACTTTAAAAGAAAACTTTCAAAGCGGTTTAGTTCCCAGATTTAATAATTTGGGAGAAATGGCTGTACCGGAATTAACTTTAATTGAAAAAGGTATTTTAATTAATAGCTTAGTTAATTCTCGCACAGCTAAAGAATATAATAAACCCGCTAATGGTGCGAATAGTTCAGAAACATTACGTTCTCCCGAAATTAGCCCTGGTAACTTGGCATTTGCAGAGATTTTACCCAGTTTAGATACAGGATTATATGTTTCTAATTTACATTATTTGAACTGGAGCGATCGCCCATCTGGCAGAATTACAGGTATGACTCGTTATGCTTGCTTTTGGGTAGAAAATGGCGAAATTGTCGCACCTATTGAAAATCTGCGTTTTGATGAAAGTCTTTATCGCTTTTGGGGAACAGAAAATCTCATAGATTTAACCAACTTCCAAGAATTTATTCCCGAAGTGGGAACTTACGAAAGCCGACAATTAGGAGGTAGTTTAGTTCCTGGTATGTTAGTGAAGGATTTTACCTATACATTATAAACCTAAAATCAGATCCCCGACTTCTTAAAGAAGTCGGGGATCTAAATAATTTTTATTTTTGAATTTGAACTTGATCTTTAATCACTTGTTCATCATACTTATAAGTAATATCTGCTAACTAAGCAAAGCCACCACTTTAGATAAGAAAAGGAGTCACAAATATGTATGATCAATTACAAGATAGCGATGTTATCGAGAAAGATGAAGATACTGCTGAAGAAGACAGAGATGATAACGGAGGTTTATATCCTTATCATCCAAATGCAGCAGACATTGACATTCGAGAAGAACCACAAACAATTTTCGAGTTAATGAGAAAATATGATAATGGTAAACTGATTATTGATCCTGATTTTCAACGCAATCTCGTTTGGAAACCAGAACAAAAAAGTAAATTTATTGAATCAGTTATTCTTAACTTTCCCTTACCTCCTTGGTATGTTAATCAAACCGTAGAAGGTAAATATATTATTGTAGATGGTTTACAACGAACATCAACTTTACATGAGTTTGTTAATGATGAATTTAAATTAAAAGGTTTAGAAGCTTTAACTGATTTGAATGGATATAATTTTTCAGGACTCAAAAAACTCCCTGGTGACTATCAAACCAGAATAGAAGATAAAAAACTTAATCTATATTTGATCAGACCTTCTGTACCAGCTAAAGTTGTTTATGATATTTTTAATAGAATCAATACTGGTGGTACAAAACTTGAACGTCAAGAAGTTAGAAATTGTATATTTTCGGGAAAATCTACTCAACTACTCAAAGAATTATCAGAAACAGACTATTTCAAAAGAGCCATTGATTATGGAATATCCGCTACAAGAATGAAAGATAGAGAAGTTATTTTGCGCTATTTAGCGTTTAGAATTTTTGATTATGAAAAAGAATATCAGAATGATTTAAGTGATTTTGTTGAAAATGCAATGAAAAAGATCAATTTGATGTCAGTTCAAGAATTAAATGCTTTAAAAAAAGATTTTAATGACGTAATGAATTTGACTTTTGAGTTTTTTGGAAATAAGAATTTCCGTTTACCAGTAGGAAAAAGTAGAGGAAAAATAAATATTGCTATTTTTGAATCTGTTTCTTATTTCTTTTCTGTAAATAACGATCAATTCCTAGAAGATAATAAAAAATCTATTCAAGATAATTTTGATAAATTGCTAGAAAATAAAGAATATATGAATGCAGTTAAATATGGTACAAATAGTAGAAGGAAAGTTATTATTAGATTTAAATTAGCACAAGAAATTTTAGGAAATGTATAGGTATGCTAACTCAAATTAAATTAGAAAATTTTAAATGCTTTAAAGAAAGAACTTCTTTTTCATTAGGACAATTAACACTGCTTACAGGAATCAATGGCTGTGGTAAGTCAACTTTGCTTCAGTCTTTGCTGTTAATGCGACAATCTATTGATCATAATGAAAACACTGATCAAATTTTGTTGAATGGTAGCTGTGTAAGTTTAAATAGTTTTAATGACGTTAGAAATATAAACAATTCTAGAAATGAAGACATTATTTTGCAATATTGTTACAATAAATTAGTTGAAATTTATGATACAAGTAATCCTAGTAAGTATACTAAATTCAACATAAGTGGAGATGCTAAATACTTTTTGAGTGAAAATTCAGAAGATGACATGGTAGGGAAAATTCAGAAAATTCAATTTTACGATAAATTAGGATTAAATTTTTTGCAAGATGAGCATATTAATAAAAGTGATTTATATAAAATAATTTCTGTTTATGAACCTCGATTAAGTAATT
The window above is part of the Dolichospermum sp. DET69 genome. Proteins encoded here:
- a CDS encoding Uma2 family endonuclease, whose product is MIIAQELELQQNIWADVIFPPSDLYSDEPPVESELHLEQIMLLIKCLKWLWKDRYDFYAAGNLSIYYSPNQKKSEYFRGPDFFVVLETERKTRKSWVVWEEDGKYPNFILEILSPSTANTDREYKKQLYQNTFRTPDYFWFDPYTLEFAGFHLLDNKYQPLELNEKGHLWSEQLGLYLGIHQGLLRYFTPAGELVPTPEESAEQEARKAEIQANRAEQENQRAEREARKAERLAAKLRELNIDPETI
- a CDS encoding TldD/PmbA family protein, which translates into the protein MKIVELSTLEKTFNQLVETLLIKKAENEYFTVRLSSESSQFTRFNCAKVRQTGCVDDGGIQLTLMANQRSSSRQFPFTGNWDIDWELAYTALQELRDELPLLPIDPYLVLPSGNNTSREVNTSKLLTPEILISSILEPVNNLDFTGMYAGGIVIKGYGDSSGQKHWFATDSFNLDYSLFMASGQAVKGTFAGSEWNEAAYLAKINDGKQQLEMLSRPVKELPKGQYKTYFAPAAVADLLAMLSWGAISEADIQQGNSALVALSLQEKQLSPKFTLKENFQSGLVPRFNNLGEMAVPELTLIEKGILINSLVNSRTAKEYNKPANGANSSETLRSPEISPGNLAFAEILPSLDTGLYVSNLHYLNWSDRPSGRITGMTRYACFWVENGEIVAPIENLRFDESLYRFWGTENLIDLTNFQEFIPEVGTYESRQLGGSLVPGMLVKDFTYTL
- a CDS encoding DUF262 domain-containing protein; this encodes MYDQLQDSDVIEKDEDTAEEDRDDNGGLYPYHPNAADIDIREEPQTIFELMRKYDNGKLIIDPDFQRNLVWKPEQKSKFIESVILNFPLPPWYVNQTVEGKYIIVDGLQRTSTLHEFVNDEFKLKGLEALTDLNGYNFSGLKKLPGDYQTRIEDKKLNLYLIRPSVPAKVVYDIFNRINTGGTKLERQEVRNCIFSGKSTQLLKELSETDYFKRAIDYGISATRMKDREVILRYLAFRIFDYEKEYQNDLSDFVENAMKKINLMSVQELNALKKDFNDVMNLTFEFFGNKNFRLPVGKSRGKINIAIFESVSYFFSVNNDQFLEDNKKSIQDNFDKLLENKEYMNAVKYGTNSRRKVIIRFKLAQEILGNV